A single region of the Salipaludibacillus sp. LMS25 genome encodes:
- a CDS encoding glycoside hydrolase family 13 protein: MFKEAIYHRPKNEFAYAVDERTLHIKLKTKKYDVDRARLIYGDPYDYDPEKDCWISQTKNMSFNGRDDLYDYWIVEIQPPNSRLRYGFQLENSEETLYFTEKGFYQSKPRDAVFYFCFPYLNAVDVFSPPTWVNSTVWYQIFPERFANGDPSINPKETLPWGSAEPTQHSFFGGDFQGVMNQLDYLEELGITGIYFTPIFLAHSNHKYDTIDYMEIDPQFGDKETFKELVNQCHKRGIRVMLDAVFNHSGFYFKPFQDVIKNQEKSQYKDWFHLHGFPINTTDSPNYDTFGYVPSMPKLNTENEEVKAYLLKVARYWIEEFDIDGWRLDVANEVDHTFWKEFRRIVKQAKPDAYILGEIWHDSMPWLQGDQFDAVMNYPLTAAINDFFANDLISQQEFEQMVTKITNMYPETINDVQFNLLGSHDTSRILTVSQNNKKKVKLQMLVQFTMAGTPCIYYGDEISMTGGKEPESRKCMIWNKEDQDLDMFAFVQKLILLRKQYKLFRTNKNFSFLEASKDDNILSYRKSDHDSEILIVINKHDQVKDATLPMAFQHKMINDLWNDKEIKTNMKIQLEPYSFHILQLTKD, encoded by the coding sequence ATGTTTAAAGAAGCCATTTATCATCGACCTAAAAATGAATTTGCCTATGCAGTAGATGAAAGAACTCTTCATATTAAACTGAAGACGAAAAAATATGATGTGGACAGAGCTCGTCTTATATATGGAGACCCGTATGACTATGACCCTGAAAAAGATTGTTGGATCTCACAGACTAAGAATATGTCTTTTAACGGAAGGGATGATCTTTATGACTATTGGATTGTTGAGATACAACCACCTAATAGTCGCCTCAGATATGGGTTTCAATTAGAAAACTCCGAAGAAACGCTTTACTTCACGGAGAAAGGGTTCTACCAATCCAAACCAAGGGATGCCGTTTTCTATTTCTGTTTCCCTTATCTTAATGCTGTCGATGTTTTTTCACCGCCTACTTGGGTGAACTCAACTGTATGGTACCAAATATTTCCAGAACGTTTTGCCAATGGTGATCCTTCTATTAACCCGAAGGAGACTCTTCCATGGGGGAGCGCCGAACCAACACAACACAGCTTCTTTGGTGGGGATTTCCAAGGTGTGATGAATCAGTTAGACTATTTAGAGGAACTGGGAATTACAGGTATTTATTTTACACCTATTTTCTTAGCCCATTCTAATCATAAATATGACACGATTGACTATATGGAAATTGACCCACAATTTGGGGATAAAGAAACGTTCAAGGAACTTGTTAATCAATGTCATAAAAGAGGCATTCGGGTGATGCTGGATGCCGTGTTTAACCATAGTGGCTTTTACTTCAAACCCTTTCAAGATGTTATTAAAAATCAAGAAAAGTCACAATATAAAGATTGGTTTCACTTACATGGCTTTCCCATAAACACAACCGATTCTCCAAATTATGATACGTTCGGTTATGTACCGTCTATGCCTAAATTAAACACAGAAAACGAAGAGGTTAAAGCGTATTTATTAAAAGTTGCCCGGTATTGGATTGAAGAATTTGATATTGATGGGTGGCGATTAGATGTTGCGAATGAAGTAGATCATACTTTTTGGAAAGAGTTTCGAAGAATCGTAAAACAAGCAAAACCGGATGCTTATATTCTAGGAGAGATTTGGCATGACTCTATGCCTTGGTTGCAAGGAGATCAGTTTGATGCAGTAATGAACTACCCATTAACAGCCGCTATTAATGATTTTTTCGCAAACGATTTAATAAGTCAACAAGAGTTTGAACAGATGGTTACAAAAATAACCAATATGTACCCAGAAACTATTAATGACGTTCAATTTAATCTGTTAGGAAGTCACGATACTTCTCGTATTCTTACTGTCAGCCAAAACAATAAAAAGAAAGTGAAACTTCAGATGCTCGTTCAATTTACAATGGCTGGCACCCCATGTATTTATTATGGTGATGAGATATCTATGACAGGTGGTAAGGAACCAGAATCTAGAAAGTGTATGATTTGGAACAAAGAAGATCAAGATTTAGATATGTTTGCCTTTGTACAAAAACTGATTTTATTACGAAAACAGTACAAACTTTTTAGAACAAATAAGAATTTTTCTTTTTTGGAAGCTTCAAAAGATGACAACATTCTTTCTTATCGTAAGAGTGATCATGATAGTGAGATTCTCATCGTAATTAATAAACATGATCAAGTGAAAGACGCAACACTTCCGATGGCATTTCAACATAAAATGATTAATGACTTGTGGAATGACAAAGAAATTAAAACAAATATGAAGATTCAACTTGAACCTTACAGTTTTCACATTTTACAATTAACTAAAGACTAA
- a CDS encoding HesB/YadR/YfhF family protein → MNMTVTNDAVEWFKKELEVEPGDHVQFFVRYGGCGNFQSGFSLGVAVKAPDEEAVSDDKEGIHFYVEQKDEWYFDGSDFEVTYDKSEQEIKYNHG, encoded by the coding sequence ATGAACATGACAGTGACGAATGATGCTGTTGAATGGTTTAAAAAAGAGTTAGAGGTAGAGCCTGGAGATCATGTACAGTTTTTTGTCCGTTATGGTGGGTGTGGAAACTTTCAATCTGGTTTCTCTTTAGGTGTCGCTGTCAAAGCTCCAGACGAAGAAGCAGTGTCAGATGACAAGGAAGGAATCCACTTTTATGTGGAGCAAAAAGATGAATGGTACTTTGACGGATCAGACTTTGAAGTCACTTACGATAAAAGTGAGCAAGAAATAAAATATAATCATGGATAA
- a CDS encoding Crp/Fnr family transcriptional regulator has product MASDTFLRSIPVFAPLSQDMKEQLQLIVQYKTITKGDILFREAEQARALYYIHEGKVKLTKSSKDGKEIVLCLRQAKDLFAEVALFCSTDKTYPATATVIESGAVSLIQNDDLEKHLTHHPELVFPLFQIMSERLRTAQTTLRDVALYSKLSALCATLLRLAEDYGLEQHNGIYVDVKLTHEELGNFFGATRESVTRMMNQLKNKGIISQEKGYLIIHNFKSLRSYAQR; this is encoded by the coding sequence ATGGCTTCGGATACCTTTCTGCGTTCTATTCCTGTCTTTGCTCCACTGTCTCAGGATATGAAAGAACAATTACAACTAATTGTACAGTATAAAACGATTACGAAAGGAGATATTTTATTTCGAGAAGCAGAGCAAGCACGAGCCCTCTATTATATCCATGAAGGAAAAGTAAAGCTTACAAAAAGCAGTAAAGACGGCAAAGAAATCGTCCTTTGTCTTCGTCAAGCAAAAGATCTGTTCGCAGAAGTAGCATTGTTTTGTAGCACAGATAAAACATACCCAGCCACTGCTACTGTTATTGAGAGTGGTGCTGTCTCATTAATACAAAATGATGACTTAGAAAAACACCTCACTCATCATCCAGAGTTAGTCTTCCCTCTTTTCCAAATTATGTCTGAACGTTTACGAACCGCACAAACAACATTAAGGGATGTAGCATTGTATAGTAAGTTAAGCGCCTTATGTGCCACCCTTCTCCGCTTAGCTGAAGACTATGGCCTCGAACAACATAACGGCATTTACGTTGATGTAAAATTAACTCATGAGGAATTAGGAAATTTTTTTGGCGCTACAAGGGAGAGTGTGACACGGATGATGAATCAACTGAAAAACAAGGGCATCATTAGTCAAGAAAAAGGCTATTTAATCATTCACAATTTCAAATCGTTACGTTCTTACGCCCAGCGTTAA
- the moaD gene encoding molybdopterin converting factor subunit 1, translated as MINVLLFAELEEKVGKRTLNIAETSITLSALRRKLMTEYPELTGLSSAMIAINEEYADETTVAKDGDQVAFIPPVSGG; from the coding sequence ATGATAAACGTTCTACTTTTTGCTGAGTTGGAAGAGAAAGTGGGAAAACGGACATTAAATATTGCTGAGACCTCGATCACATTATCAGCATTAAGAAGGAAACTGATGACTGAGTATCCAGAACTGACAGGACTTTCATCAGCGATGATTGCTATTAATGAAGAATATGCCGATGAAACGACAGTTGCAAAAGATGGCGATCAAGTAGCCTTTATTCCACCAGTAAGTGGCGGCTGA
- a CDS encoding molybdenum cofactor biosynthesis protein MoaE — translation MRINYFNICQEPIQIDEVIAKVTDRNAGAITTFIGTVREMTKGKKTISLKYEAYIPMAEKKLSQIGDEIKANVPEAKVAITHRIGSLNISDIAVVIAVSTPHRDDAFTGSKYAIERIKEIVPIWKKEHWEDGEKWIGDQLEQTPYPDGKPEKEI, via the coding sequence ATGAGGATAAACTATTTTAATATTTGTCAAGAGCCGATACAAATTGACGAAGTTATTGCGAAGGTGACAGATAGAAATGCAGGAGCAATAACAACATTTATTGGAACAGTAAGAGAAATGACAAAAGGTAAAAAAACAATTTCATTAAAATATGAAGCTTACATTCCCATGGCCGAAAAAAAACTGTCGCAAATTGGTGACGAAATTAAAGCAAACGTTCCAGAAGCGAAAGTAGCTATCACTCATAGGATTGGCTCACTAAATATATCTGATATTGCAGTCGTTATCGCAGTATCTACTCCTCATAGAGACGATGCCTTTACAGGAAGTAAGTACGCGATTGAAAGAATTAAAGAAATTGTGCCAATATGGAAAAAAGAGCATTGGGAAGATGGAGAAAAGTGGATTGGTGATCAGTTAGAACAAACCCCTTATCCCGATGGGAAACCTGAAAAGGAGATATGA
- the mobB gene encoding molybdopterin-guanine dinucleotide biosynthesis protein B, whose protein sequence is MTMIIHQVIGYSNSGKTTIMTALITHLSASSYKVGTIKHHGKPTALTREAEDKDTSHHRRAGAVSTLVTSSTEFIWDSQLAHDFTLEDYIQLYRHNETLDVLLIEGYKHESLPKTLLVRHEEDVSLLKQVVDVKAIIYNEEKILNVLIQKTNVPLFNYHHLDDYVSWFMSTIMEKGEDEDKLF, encoded by the coding sequence ATGACTATGATCATTCATCAGGTGATAGGCTACAGCAATTCAGGAAAAACGACTATAATGACAGCACTTATTACTCATTTATCAGCTTCTAGTTATAAGGTAGGGACGATTAAACATCATGGTAAGCCGACGGCGCTGACGAGGGAAGCAGAGGATAAAGATACGTCGCACCATCGACGTGCTGGCGCAGTCTCTACACTGGTGACATCTAGTACAGAATTTATTTGGGATTCTCAATTAGCTCACGATTTCACATTGGAAGATTACATTCAGCTATACCGTCACAACGAGACACTAGACGTTCTTTTAATTGAAGGTTATAAACATGAGAGTTTGCCAAAAACATTATTAGTCCGCCATGAAGAAGATGTCTCACTTTTAAAACAAGTAGTGGACGTAAAAGCTATCATCTACAATGAAGAAAAAATACTGAATGTATTAATACAAAAGACGAACGTTCCTCTATTTAATTATCATCATTTAGACGACTACGTATCATGGTTTATGTCAACTATTATGGAGAAGGGAGAGGATGAGGATAAACTATTTTAA
- the glp gene encoding gephyrin-like molybdotransferase Glp — translation MYTLREPVKISEAIERVMDFSTEGEEEWVELAEAEGRYLAKNVAADHPVPPFDRSPLDGFAVRSEDTILASTDNPVFLKVVETVGAGHVSTQTLRPGEAVRVMTGTIMPESCDTVVMFELAQELKENQLEWIKITRPFKSGDYVSKQGEETKEGDIVINKGACISPGVIAVLATFGYDKVPVSKRPVIGIYATGTELLDVSEPLQPGKIRNSNAYMIISQIRQAGGEPVYFGKLKDDFNLCYQAVEEALDKVDALITTGGVSVGDFDFLPEIYKKLGAHVLFNKIAMRPGSVTTVAEKQGKLLFGLSGNPSACFVGFELYARPWIRKWLRSPKPFLQTVKGRLTVDFPKANPFTRFIRSKVAFEEGRVIAEPIGMDKSQVVTSLAYADALVAVPGGTRGYKAGDDVDILMLMTEGSSMPLKDPEKQRK, via the coding sequence GTGTATACGTTAAGGGAACCGGTAAAAATTAGTGAAGCAATTGAAAGAGTTATGGACTTTTCAACAGAAGGTGAAGAGGAGTGGGTCGAGTTAGCAGAAGCAGAAGGAAGGTACCTTGCTAAAAATGTGGCTGCCGATCATCCTGTTCCGCCATTTGATCGATCACCGCTCGATGGTTTTGCTGTCAGAAGTGAGGATACAATACTAGCATCTACTGATAACCCTGTCTTCCTTAAAGTAGTAGAAACGGTAGGGGCAGGTCATGTATCTACCCAGACATTACGTCCAGGTGAAGCGGTAAGAGTTATGACAGGAACCATTATGCCTGAAAGTTGTGACACAGTCGTGATGTTTGAATTAGCTCAAGAATTAAAAGAAAACCAGTTAGAGTGGATTAAAATTACACGACCGTTTAAATCAGGTGACTATGTTTCTAAACAGGGGGAAGAAACGAAAGAAGGAGATATTGTCATAAACAAAGGAGCGTGTATTTCACCAGGTGTCATTGCGGTGTTGGCAACGTTTGGTTATGATAAGGTACCGGTATCAAAGCGTCCAGTCATTGGTATTTACGCAACAGGCACAGAACTTCTTGATGTAAGTGAACCATTACAGCCTGGAAAAATAAGAAATAGCAATGCATACATGATCATATCCCAAATTCGCCAAGCAGGGGGAGAGCCTGTTTACTTTGGCAAATTAAAAGATGACTTTAATCTCTGCTATCAAGCAGTGGAAGAGGCGTTAGACAAAGTGGACGCTTTAATTACAACAGGTGGCGTTTCTGTAGGTGATTTTGATTTCCTTCCTGAAATCTATAAAAAATTAGGCGCACACGTGTTATTCAACAAGATTGCGATGCGTCCAGGAAGTGTCACAACAGTTGCAGAAAAACAAGGGAAATTACTATTTGGATTGTCTGGCAACCCTTCAGCCTGCTTTGTAGGATTTGAATTATATGCTAGACCATGGATAAGAAAATGGCTCCGTTCGCCAAAGCCATTTTTACAAACGGTCAAGGGGAGGTTAACGGTCGATTTTCCGAAGGCCAACCCGTTTACCCGCTTTATTCGTAGTAAAGTTGCCTTTGAAGAAGGACGGGTGATTGCAGAACCAATCGGTATGGATAAATCACAAGTTGTCACGTCTCTTGCTTATGCTGATGCTCTTGTAGCTGTCCCAGGAGGAACTCGTGGCTATAAGGCTGGAGATGATGTGGATATACTCATGTTAATGACAGAAGGTAGTAGTATGCCCTTAAAAGATCCTGAAAAGCAGAGGAAATGA
- a CDS encoding SCO family protein — protein sequence MKNHLFFVGLITVTLFISGCSFLYEDTSDSTQSDVIIDVTQAEDPWEITDFAAVNQDGEDVTNESLQGEWWLTKTIFTRCPTVCMVMTPNMVELQQALEKEEIDVRIVSFTVDPEFDTPERLNDYGEAYGANFGSWDFITGYTFEDISSLVLDSLKAQVQKLPEQEDIMHPTRFYLVNPDGQIVRMYSGESSFDLDVTVDDIKSIVKQ from the coding sequence ATGAAGAATCATTTATTTTTTGTAGGGCTTATAACGGTCACCTTATTTATAAGCGGCTGTAGTTTTTTATATGAAGATACGTCAGACTCTACGCAAAGTGACGTGATCATTGATGTTACCCAAGCTGAAGATCCTTGGGAGATCACAGATTTTGCTGCAGTAAATCAGGACGGTGAAGACGTGACAAATGAGTCATTACAGGGAGAGTGGTGGTTAACGAAAACCATCTTTACGCGCTGCCCCACTGTCTGCATGGTGATGACGCCAAATATGGTTGAACTGCAACAAGCACTTGAAAAAGAAGAGATTGATGTGAGGATTGTATCATTCACTGTTGATCCTGAATTCGATACGCCAGAACGTTTGAACGATTATGGAGAAGCCTATGGAGCAAATTTCGGATCATGGGATTTTATTACAGGCTATACCTTTGAAGACATTAGCTCACTTGTATTAGATTCTTTGAAAGCACAAGTGCAAAAGTTACCGGAACAAGAGGATATTATGCATCCAACGAGATTCTATCTTGTAAATCCAGACGGTCAGATCGTTAGGATGTATAGCGGAGAAAGCAGTTTTGATCTTGATGTAACAGTAGATGATATCAAATCAATCGTTAAGCAATAA
- the ctaG gene encoding cytochrome c oxidase assembly factor CtaG, with protein MEQFFSTFSARTIWTPELIVVLMGISLIYWLLITKFRDRFPHAKPVSSRRKLYFHLGLLAIYLGFGGPLYVLGHIMLSMHMLSMAIVYLIAPPLLLLGIPSWFFKYFTRFNVVRGFFKVFGYPILGLILFNAVFSFYHMPFTFDFLMTNEGWHNVYQNGMLLTAILMWWHIIPRIETNYNLSELKRIGYMFASGVLFTPACALIIFSGTALYATYTDASAWAIAMSYCLPPGATIPFEVFSGEQSLTLLSPYHDQQFGGAMMKIIQELTYGVAIGYTFKIWMKRDREMTPKIEIKEYDMYQSQG; from the coding sequence ATGGAACAATTCTTTTCAACGTTCTCTGCACGAACCATATGGACACCTGAACTTATCGTTGTTTTAATGGGCATAAGTTTGATTTATTGGTTACTTATCACTAAATTTAGAGACCGTTTTCCTCATGCGAAACCGGTGTCTTCTCGTAGAAAATTATACTTTCATTTAGGATTATTAGCCATTTATTTAGGTTTCGGTGGCCCATTATATGTGCTAGGGCATATAATGCTTAGTATGCATATGTTGTCCATGGCAATTGTCTATCTCATTGCCCCACCGTTATTATTACTCGGTATTCCTTCATGGTTTTTTAAATATTTCACCCGTTTCAACGTGGTGCGTGGATTTTTTAAAGTTTTCGGTTATCCGATACTAGGTCTCATACTTTTCAATGCCGTCTTTTCATTCTACCATATGCCATTTACATTCGATTTTTTGATGACGAACGAAGGATGGCATAATGTGTATCAGAATGGTATGTTGCTAACAGCTATACTCATGTGGTGGCACATTATTCCACGAATTGAAACAAACTATAACTTATCGGAACTAAAGCGGATTGGTTATATGTTTGCAAGCGGGGTATTATTTACACCTGCATGTGCCTTAATTATTTTTTCAGGTACAGCGTTGTACGCGACGTATACAGATGCATCAGCTTGGGCAATTGCTATGAGTTATTGTCTCCCTCCTGGAGCGACGATTCCATTCGAAGTTTTTTCAGGAGAACAATCATTAACATTATTAAGTCCTTATCACGATCAACAATTTGGCGGAGCGATGATGAAAATTATTCAGGAATTGACATATGGCGTAGCGATTGGGTATACGTTCAAAATATGGATGAAGCGGGATCGAGAAATGACGCCTAAAATAGAGATAAAAGAATATGACATGTACCAAAGCCAAGGTTAA
- a CDS encoding Cof-type HAD-IIB family hydrolase: MDSHLIAVDLDGTLLTDNKTISQRNRSVLFKAIEAGHKVVIATGRPYRASKTYYQQLALDSPMVNFNGAFIHHPTAPETFETIHTPLEKEVAKAIIETCETFRVKNMIVEVINDYYLRYLNKGFADAFTVSQSPSSYGNLQRFLTKDPTSLLIHPEDHHHTQLRHLLSDAHAEVIDQRSWGAPWNVIEIVKSGLNKAVGLQKIAEHYQIPQEHIIAFGDEDNDLEMLQYAGYGVAMENAIEELKGVANYQTDTNEEDGIAVFLEDFFNFQTK, translated from the coding sequence ATGGATTCTCACCTAATCGCCGTTGATCTTGATGGCACTTTACTTACCGATAATAAAACGATATCACAACGAAATCGATCCGTACTTTTTAAAGCAATAGAAGCTGGACACAAAGTCGTTATTGCGACAGGGCGGCCATACAGAGCAAGTAAAACTTATTATCAACAGCTGGCGTTAGACAGTCCCATGGTCAATTTTAACGGCGCCTTTATCCACCACCCGACAGCTCCCGAAACATTCGAAACTATTCATACACCACTTGAAAAAGAAGTTGCTAAGGCTATTATAGAAACATGTGAAACTTTTCGTGTGAAAAATATGATAGTAGAAGTGATAAATGATTACTATTTAAGATACTTAAATAAGGGGTTTGCTGATGCTTTCACAGTAAGTCAATCACCTTCGAGCTATGGAAATCTTCAACGATTTTTAACTAAAGATCCTACTTCTTTATTAATACACCCTGAAGACCATCATCACACTCAATTAAGACACTTGTTGTCCGATGCACATGCTGAAGTCATTGATCAACGTTCATGGGGTGCTCCTTGGAATGTCATAGAAATAGTAAAATCAGGACTTAATAAAGCGGTTGGACTACAAAAAATTGCTGAACATTACCAAATTCCTCAAGAACACATCATTGCATTTGGGGATGAAGATAATGACTTAGAAATGCTTCAATATGCTGGATACGGGGTAGCAATGGAAAATGCAATCGAGGAGTTAAAGGGTGTGGCTAACTACCAGACAGACACGAATGAGGAAGATGGAATAGCTGTTTTCCTTGAAGATTTCTTTAATTTTCAAACGAAATGA
- a CDS encoding GNAT family N-acetyltransferase: protein MRVYKVTKPANENVINDITTLMMEQMESLSVNVGKEALANTIATALKAHSGAEFFVAESDNLFVGAAFLNSGLGLDKGGAYIWLNDLYVKKDYRRQGIARKLLLNVLYWAEQHKFNGIELETGINNAATKKLYNSLGFYDIVSKRYGRTLTRPE, encoded by the coding sequence ATGAGAGTTTATAAAGTGACCAAACCTGCTAATGAAAATGTCATCAATGACATAACTACGTTAATGATGGAACAAATGGAGAGCCTCAGTGTCAACGTAGGAAAAGAAGCTTTAGCCAACACTATTGCCACCGCTTTAAAAGCACATTCGGGTGCAGAATTTTTTGTTGCTGAAAGTGATAACCTCTTTGTCGGTGCAGCTTTTTTGAATAGTGGGCTCGGGTTAGATAAAGGCGGTGCTTACATTTGGCTAAATGACCTCTATGTAAAGAAAGACTACAGAAGACAAGGCATTGCTAGAAAGTTATTACTAAACGTACTGTATTGGGCAGAACAGCATAAATTCAACGGCATCGAGTTAGAAACAGGTATCAATAATGCCGCTACTAAAAAATTATACAATTCTTTAGGATTCTATGATATCGTTTCAAAAAGGTACGGACGTACATTAACACGACCTGAATAA
- a CDS encoding NifU N-terminal domain-containing protein, with protein MAIEVRGEPTPNPNAMKFTANQVLFEGSGSASFKKGDEPEHALAKELLALEGVDNIFGFQDFVTVNKEMDADWDSLLPKIEAVFTSVYNK; from the coding sequence ATGGCAATTGAAGTTAGAGGTGAACCGACACCTAATCCAAATGCAATGAAGTTTACAGCAAACCAAGTGCTTTTTGAAGGGTCTGGCAGTGCGTCATTCAAAAAAGGTGATGAGCCGGAGCACGCGTTAGCAAAAGAGCTACTAGCTCTAGAAGGGGTAGACAATATCTTTGGTTTTCAGGATTTTGTAACTGTTAACAAGGAGATGGATGCAGATTGGGATTCTTTGCTACCTAAAATTGAAGCTGTTTTTACAAGCGTTTATAACAAATAA